The proteins below come from a single Argentina anserina chromosome 1, drPotAnse1.1, whole genome shotgun sequence genomic window:
- the LOC126785262 gene encoding glyoxylase I 4-like — protein sequence MQVEIEEVNSCEALPLLSLNHVSLLCRSVWDSMRFYEEVLGFVLIKRPSSFNFNGAWLYNYGIGIHLIESPAMEDFELRPINPKDNHISFQCTDVGLVKRKLHEMGMRYVTAVVEDNGVKVDQVFFHDPDGYMIELCNCENIPIIPVSACTFKPRSSSFTKAPTSCGFMETLMMESLSLDMMNFSF from the exons ATGCAGGTTGAGATTGAGGAAGTTAACAGCTGCGAGGCACTGCCTTTGCTGTCACTCAATCATGTGTCTTTGCTATGCAGATCAGTGTGGGACTCTATGAGGTTCTATGAAGAAGTGTTGGGCTTTGTTCTCATCAAACGCCCTTCATCCTTCAATTTCAATGGAGCTTG GTTGTACAACTACGGAATTGGGATACACCTGATTGAAAGTCCAGCTATGGAGGACTTCGAACTCCGACCAATTAATCCCAAGGACAATCACATCTCCTTCCAA TGCACTGATGTTGGACTTGTCAAGAGGAAGCTGCATGAGATGGGGATGAGGTATGTTACCGCTGTGGTAGAGGACAATGGGGTCAAGGTCGATCAGGTGTTCTTCCATGACCCAGATGGGTACATGATCGAGCTCTGCAACTGTGAGAACATCCCCATTATCCCTGTCTCTGCTTGCACCTTCAAGCCCAGAAGTAGCAGCTTCACTAAGGCACCAACTTCATGTGGTTTCATGGAGACGCTGATGATGGAAAGCTTGAGCCTGGACATGATGAACTTCTCATTCTAA
- the LOC126805132 gene encoding probable serine protease EDA2 isoform X2: MKLPPATTPFLLSFFLLTTLLTTSFAFTPRTFLQLQSSAASTNYLTDKSLWFPQTLDHFSPYDHRKFDQRYYELLDYFRPSDGPIFLRICGESACNGISNDYLTVLAKKFGAAVVSPEHRYYGKSSPFKSHSTENLKYLSSKQALFDLAAFRQFYQESLNVKLNRTKGENSWFVFGVSYAGALSAWFRLKFPHLTCGSLASSAVVEAVFNYTQFDQQIGESAGPECKAALQETNRLIELRLAANGKAVRGLFGATQLNIDGDFMYFLADAAVIAFQYGNPDRLCSPLVQAKNHGEDLVEAYAKYVKEYYVGTFGVDVETYNQKHLKNTAVNEGSSDRLWWFQVCTEVAYFQVAPANDSMRSSIVDTKYHLDLCKNVFGEGIYPEVDATNLYYGGKKITGSKIVFTNGSQDPWRHASKQTSSLDMPSYIVSCHNCGHGTDLRGCPQVPVSPEGNAGNCSNPDAVHKVRQQIVEHIDLWLSECQDTDV, encoded by the exons ATGAAGCTTCCTCCGGCAACGACGCCGTTTCTGCTCTCCTTCTTCTTACTCACCACACTCCTCACGACGTCGTTCGCTTTCACGCCTCGGACTTTTCTCCAGCTCCAGAGCTCCGCTGCGAGCACCAATTACTTGACCGATAAGTCACTCTGGTTCCCCCAGACTCTCGATCATTTCTCGCCGTACGATCACCGCAAGTTCGATCAACGCTACTACGAGCTCCTCGACTACTTCCGGCCATCCGACGGTCCGATTTTCCTCAGAATCTGTGGTGAATCGGCCTGCAACGGAATCTCCAACGATTATTTAACC GTTTTGGCGAAGAagtttggggcggcggtggtgtCGCCAGAGCATCGTTACTATGGTAAGAGCTCTCCGTTTAAATCACACTCGACTGAGAATCTCAAGTACTTATCATCTAAGCAAGCGCTTTTCGATTTGGCTGCTTTTCGTCAGTTTTATCAG GAATCGTTGAATGTGAAGCTGAATAGGACTAAGGGTGAGAATTCGTGGTTCGTTTTCGGGGTGTCCTATGCAGGAGCTCTTAGTGCTTGGTTTAGGCTCAAGTTTCCTCATTTGACATGTGGAAGTCTTGCGAGTTCTGCTGTTGTTGAAGCTGTGTTTAACTACACTCAATTCGACCAGCAG ATTGGTGAGTCTGCCGGTCCAGAGTGTAAAGCTGCACTGCAAGAAACTAATCGTCTTATCGAACTGAGGCTTGCAGCTAATGGAAAAGCAGTGCGGGGTTTGTTTGGTGCAACTCAG CTAAATATTGATGGTGATTTTATGTATTTTCTAGCCGATGCTGCTGTTATTGCG TTTCAATATGGAAATCCTGACAGACTCTGCTCCCCTCTTGTTCAAGCAAAGAATCATGGAGAGGATTTGGTG GAAGCATATGCCAAATACGTTAAAGAGTATTACGTTGGGACTTTTGGTGTTGATGTCGAAACATACAATCAGAAACACTTGAAGAACACTGCTGTTAATGAAGGAAGTTCTGACCGTTTGTGGTGGTTCCAAGTTTGTACCGAAGTTGCCTATTTTCAAGTAGCACCTGCAAATGATAGCATGCGATCTTCAATAGTTGACACCAA ATACCATTTGGACCTTTGCAAGAATGTCTTTGGAGAGGGCATCTATCCCGAGGTTGATGCGACAAATTTATATTACGGAGGCAAAAAAATTACAG GTTCAAAAATAGTTTTCACAAATGGCTCACAGGATCCCTGGCGTCATGCATCCAAACAGACTTCATCTCTAGATA TGCCTTCATACATTGTCTCATGCCATAACTGTGGCCATGGAacagatttgagaggatgccCTCAGGTTCCCGTAAGTCCTGAAG
- the LOC126786197 gene encoding B-box zinc finger protein 19-like isoform X1, with product MRTLCDACESAAAIVFCAADEAALCRACDEKVHLCNKLASRHVRVGLATPSAVPRCDICENAPAFFYCEVDGSSLCLQCDMVVHVGGKRTHGRYLVLRQRVEFPGDKPSSNGDDLTSQPPIDQGETRRVQHQQPRMTIGDIHQNHRASPVRLADANDEGHVKMDNKLIDLNMKPNRMHGQASNKEDQ from the exons ATGCGAACACTTTGCGACGCTTGTGAAAGCGCAGCTGCGATCGTTTTCTGTGCTGCCGACGAAGCTGCTCTTTGCCGTGCCTGTGATGAAAAA GTGCATTTGTGCAATAAGCTCGCTAGCCGACATGTCCGGGTTGGTCTTGCAACTCCCAGTGCTGTTCCCCGTTgtgatatttgtgaaaatgcaCCAG CTTTCTTTTATTGCGAAGTAGATGGGAGTTCGCTTTGTCTGCAATGTGATATGGTTGTTCATGTTGGAGGTAAAAGAACACATGGAAGATATCTTGTACTGAGGCAAAGAGTGGAG TTTCCAGGGGATAAACCTAGTAGTAATGGTGATGATCTCACTTCCCAACCCCCCATCGACCAAGGTGAGACTAGAAGAGTACAACATCAACAACCAAGAATGACGATTGGAGACATCCATCAAAATCACAGGGCATCTCCTGTTCGTCTAGCAGATGCCAATGATGAGGGGCATGTAAAGATGGATAATAAGTTAATTGATTTGAACATGAAGCCTAATCGGATGCATGGACAAGCTTCAAATAAAGAG GACCAATAG
- the LOC126786197 gene encoding B-box zinc finger protein 19-like isoform X2: MRTLCDACESAAAIVFCAADEAALCRACDEKVHLCNKLASRHVRVGLATPSAVPRCDICENAPDGSSLCLQCDMVVHVGGKRTHGRYLVLRQRVEFPGDKPSSNGDDLTSQPPIDQGETRRVQHQQPRMTIGDIHQNHRASPVRLADANDEGHVKMDNKLIDLNMKPNRMHGQASNKEDQ; this comes from the exons ATGCGAACACTTTGCGACGCTTGTGAAAGCGCAGCTGCGATCGTTTTCTGTGCTGCCGACGAAGCTGCTCTTTGCCGTGCCTGTGATGAAAAA GTGCATTTGTGCAATAAGCTCGCTAGCCGACATGTCCGGGTTGGTCTTGCAACTCCCAGTGCTGTTCCCCGTTgtgatatttgtgaaaatgcaCCAG ATGGGAGTTCGCTTTGTCTGCAATGTGATATGGTTGTTCATGTTGGAGGTAAAAGAACACATGGAAGATATCTTGTACTGAGGCAAAGAGTGGAG TTTCCAGGGGATAAACCTAGTAGTAATGGTGATGATCTCACTTCCCAACCCCCCATCGACCAAGGTGAGACTAGAAGAGTACAACATCAACAACCAAGAATGACGATTGGAGACATCCATCAAAATCACAGGGCATCTCCTGTTCGTCTAGCAGATGCCAATGATGAGGGGCATGTAAAGATGGATAATAAGTTAATTGATTTGAACATGAAGCCTAATCGGATGCATGGACAAGCTTCAAATAAAGAG GACCAATAG
- the LOC126785253 gene encoding pentatricopeptide repeat-containing protein At1g09820 codes for MLKLLLASSSRLHARTHLQQLHQTRLIKLCSTVSIAESPNPQSLNVPLISDRIAKQQWSELKTHLKDSTFITVLPQLLDSGADPELVHRYFNWAQKAQNAPHSIEITCRLLQSLSNAKKFPKMRALLDEFVRRNEKHSVSSVFHMLSLSSSSQFCANSVIVDMLVLAYVKNSKTSLGFEAFQRAGDYGFRLSKLSCNALLSGLVKEKEIGCVEFVYKEMIRRRIVADLFSFSIVINGLCKVGKLNKAKDVMDDMKAWGVAPNVVTYNTIIRGYCKLGGLGKMHKADAVLKEMVASNVCPNEVTFNTLIDGFCKDENVSAAFEVFEEMRRQGLKPNVVTYNSLINGLCCDGKLEEACRLRDEMLGLGLKPVIATYNALINGFCKKKMLKEARELFNNICERGLVANVITFNTLIDAYCKNEMEEEAYALHNTMIERGVNPTTSTFNCLIAGSLKQGNVETANKFLQKMEAQGLKADQITYDILIDALCKDGEPRKAERFLNEMLTKGLSPRHLTYNNLMDGYCRKGNLKAALNLRTRMEKEGKRANITTYNVLIKGYCVQDKLVDANELLNEMLERGLIPNRITYEIVKVEMMDKGFVPDIDGHLHNISSS; via the coding sequence ATGCTGAAGCTCCTCCTCGCCTCCTCTTCACGCCTCCATGCCCGAACCCACCTGCAACAGCTTCATCAAACCCGCCTAATCAAACTCTGTTCCACAGTCTCCATCGCCGAATCTCCAAACCCACAATCACTAAATGTTCCATTAATTTCAGACCGCATAGCAAAGCAACAATGGTCGGAGCTCAAAACCCATCTCAAAGACTCAACCTTTATCACAGTTCTTCCCCAACTGCTCGACTCCGGAGCTGACCCTGAGCTCGTACACAGGTACTTCAACTGGGCCCAGAAGGCCCAAAATGCTCCTCACAGTATTGAAATCACTTGTAGGCTGTTGCAGTCGCTTTCGAATGCGAAGAAGTTCCCGAAGATGAGAGCTTTATTAGATGAGTTTGTTAGAAGGAATGAGAAGCATTCTGTTTCTTCAGTTTTTCACATGCTTTCATTGTCTAGTAGCAGTCAGTTTTGTGCTAATTCAGTTATAGTTGATATGCTTGTGCTGGCTTATGTTAAGAATTCCAAGACCAGTTTGGGTTTTGAGGCGTTTCAGAGAGCTGGGGATTATGGGTTTAGGTTGTCAAAGCTGTCTTGTAATGCTTTGTTGAGTGGTTTGGTGAAGGAGAAAGAGATTGGGTGTGTTGAGTTTGTGTATAAGGAGATGATTAGGAGGAGGATAGTGGCGGATTTGTTTAGTTTCAGTATTGTGATTAATGGGTTGTGTAAAGTCGGGAAATTGAATAAGGCAAAGGATGTTATGGATGATATGAAGGCTTGGGGGGTTGCACCAAATGTGGTTACTTATAATACTATCATTCGTGGGTATTGCAAATTGGGCGGGTTGGGGAAAATGCATAAGGCTGATGCCGTATTGAAGGAGATGGTGGCGAGTAATGTTTGTCCGAATGAGGTCACGTTCAATACTTTAATTGATGGGTTCTGTAAGGATGAGAATGTATCAGCTGCGTTTGAGGTGTTTGAGGAAATGAGGAGGCAGGGTTTGAAACCCAATGTGGTTACTTATAATTCACTGATAAATGGGTTATGCTGTGATGGGAAGCTTGAGGAGGCTTGTCGATTGCGGGATGAAATGCTTGGCTTGGGTTTGAAGCCAGTTATAGCAACCTACAATGCACTTATAAATGGGTTTTGCAAGAAGAAGATGCTGAAAGAAGCTAGAGAGCTGTTCAATAACATTTGTGAGCGAGGCTTGGTAGCCAATGTCATTACATTTAATACACTCATTGATGCTTATTGTAAGAATGAGATGGAGGAGGAAGCATATGCATTGCATAACACGATGATAGAGAGAGGGGTTAACCCAACCACGTCAACATTCAACTGCTTGATAGCTGGTTCGCTTAAACAGGGAAACGTAGAAACAGCCAATAAGTTCTTACAGAAAATGGAGGCTCAGGGCTTGAAAGCTGATCAAATTACATATGATATACTGATAGATGCCTTATGTAAAGATGGGGAGCCAAGAAAGGCAGAACGATTCTTGAATGAGATGCTTACAAAGGGTTTGAGCCCAAGGCATTTGACATACAATAATTTGATGGATGGCTACTGCAGGAAAGGAAACCTAAAGGCAGCTTTGAACTTGAGGACTCGGATGGAGAAAGAAGGGAAACGAGCAAATATAACAACATATAATGTGCTGATCAAGGGATATTGTGTGCAGGACAAGCTTGTAGATGCAAATGAACTTCTAAATGAGATGCTGGAGAGAGGTTTGATCCCAAATCGAATTACTTATGAAATAGTAAAAGTGGAAATGATGGACAAAGGTTTTGTTCCTGATATAGATGGACACCTGCATAATATATCTAGCTCTTAA
- the LOC126805132 gene encoding probable serine protease EDA2 isoform X1: MKLPPATTPFLLSFFLLTTLLTTSFAFTPRTFLQLQSSAASTNYLTDKSLWFPQTLDHFSPYDHRKFDQRYYELLDYFRPSDGPIFLRICGESACNGISNDYLTVLAKKFGAAVVSPEHRYYGKSSPFKSHSTENLKYLSSKQALFDLAAFRQFYQESLNVKLNRTKGENSWFVFGVSYAGALSAWFRLKFPHLTCGSLASSAVVEAVFNYTQFDQQIGESAGPECKAALQETNRLIELRLAANGKAVRGLFGATQLNIDGDFMYFLADAAVIAFQYGNPDRLCSPLVQAKNHGEDLVEAYAKYVKEYYVGTFGVDVETYNQKHLKNTAVNEGSSDRLWWFQVCTEVAYFQVAPANDSMRSSIVDTKYHLDLCKNVFGEGIYPEVDATNLYYGGKKITGSKIVFTNGSQDPWRHASKQTSSLDMPSYIVSCHNCGHGTDLRGCPQVPVSPEGNAGNCSNPDAVHKVRQQIVEHIDLWLSECQDTGRSYM, encoded by the exons ATGAAGCTTCCTCCGGCAACGACGCCGTTTCTGCTCTCCTTCTTCTTACTCACCACACTCCTCACGACGTCGTTCGCTTTCACGCCTCGGACTTTTCTCCAGCTCCAGAGCTCCGCTGCGAGCACCAATTACTTGACCGATAAGTCACTCTGGTTCCCCCAGACTCTCGATCATTTCTCGCCGTACGATCACCGCAAGTTCGATCAACGCTACTACGAGCTCCTCGACTACTTCCGGCCATCCGACGGTCCGATTTTCCTCAGAATCTGTGGTGAATCGGCCTGCAACGGAATCTCCAACGATTATTTAACC GTTTTGGCGAAGAagtttggggcggcggtggtgtCGCCAGAGCATCGTTACTATGGTAAGAGCTCTCCGTTTAAATCACACTCGACTGAGAATCTCAAGTACTTATCATCTAAGCAAGCGCTTTTCGATTTGGCTGCTTTTCGTCAGTTTTATCAG GAATCGTTGAATGTGAAGCTGAATAGGACTAAGGGTGAGAATTCGTGGTTCGTTTTCGGGGTGTCCTATGCAGGAGCTCTTAGTGCTTGGTTTAGGCTCAAGTTTCCTCATTTGACATGTGGAAGTCTTGCGAGTTCTGCTGTTGTTGAAGCTGTGTTTAACTACACTCAATTCGACCAGCAG ATTGGTGAGTCTGCCGGTCCAGAGTGTAAAGCTGCACTGCAAGAAACTAATCGTCTTATCGAACTGAGGCTTGCAGCTAATGGAAAAGCAGTGCGGGGTTTGTTTGGTGCAACTCAG CTAAATATTGATGGTGATTTTATGTATTTTCTAGCCGATGCTGCTGTTATTGCG TTTCAATATGGAAATCCTGACAGACTCTGCTCCCCTCTTGTTCAAGCAAAGAATCATGGAGAGGATTTGGTG GAAGCATATGCCAAATACGTTAAAGAGTATTACGTTGGGACTTTTGGTGTTGATGTCGAAACATACAATCAGAAACACTTGAAGAACACTGCTGTTAATGAAGGAAGTTCTGACCGTTTGTGGTGGTTCCAAGTTTGTACCGAAGTTGCCTATTTTCAAGTAGCACCTGCAAATGATAGCATGCGATCTTCAATAGTTGACACCAA ATACCATTTGGACCTTTGCAAGAATGTCTTTGGAGAGGGCATCTATCCCGAGGTTGATGCGACAAATTTATATTACGGAGGCAAAAAAATTACAG GTTCAAAAATAGTTTTCACAAATGGCTCACAGGATCCCTGGCGTCATGCATCCAAACAGACTTCATCTCTAGATA TGCCTTCATACATTGTCTCATGCCATAACTGTGGCCATGGAacagatttgagaggatgccCTCAGGTTCCCGTAAGTCCTGAAG